Genomic DNA from bacterium:
CAGCCAGTATCGGAGTTACAGAATTAGATAATTATTAAATAAAAAATTTAATTAAAGGAGCACTAAAATGAAAAATCTGATTGTTTCACTAATGATAATTTCTTTAACATTTATTGTCGGCTGCCATGAAAATTCAATCACGAATCCTGTTACAAATGAAAACGCAAAAAAGTATGACAATAAATCCGATGATACATACTTACACGAAACTATAAGACTGGAAGGAGCATTGAGAGATCCATATCCGGTTATGAACTCTTTCTACATTGTAAAAGGACAAATCGATTATGATTTACGAGTATTTCGAACCGAACGAAGCTCCCCGGCACAGCAGTTTTATGCTTCAATATATTTAACCACTGAAGCGGAATTCAGATATCTGTGTACAGTCTGCTCATCCTCCCCAGAAGATAGTGTGGTAGGGTTTATTTCAAATATTTCGGAGGAGCTGGTTCCTTTGAGTGGAAGCTCAATTTCATTTTTGGAAAAAGCTTATACAATATCAGGCCGTCAAGATGGAATGGTTTTAATAATAAGATTTACAGTTACAAATTACAGAGTCGAGTTAAATACAATGTGGCTTGCTTTGGCAGATAAAAGAATTAAAACCAAAGCACTAAACTATAATTAATTAATATTAATAATTAAAGGAGTACTAAAATGAAAGCTCTAATAGTCGCACTAGTTGTTATTTTCTTTGCATTCTTTTTTGGATGCCATGAAAATTCCTTAACAAATCCTATAACTGATGACAGTGGAATGCAGCATTCTACTCCAATGCAAAATACTCTGGATAAGGATGCATTAAGCTTCTATACCGGTGTAATTAAGCTTGAAGGAATTCTTCTAGATCCAATTCATCGCTTAAATAGCTATTTCCAAATTAGTGGCGTTGTACAGTATAGGATTGATGATGTAAACTTAGACACTGTTCCTCCCTACACTGGTATTAAAGTCAGCTTGTTCGTAAATGCAGAATTAAAGGGAGATTATCCAGGTAATAATGCACTCTGGATAGTAAGGCAAGCAGCAGAAGTAGTTGTTCCTAATAATTCATCATCTCAATTTTTACGATATATAGAAAAAGAATTCGAAGTTCATAATACTTGCGGTGGCAAATTAAATCTCTTACTTACGCTTGAACTATGCGATCAGTATTTATCATTTGAATCAATGCGACTTGTTAAAGTGGATAACACGATTCTGCCAGTTGGGGATCCGATTAGTCAATAGGAGTATTATTTATGTCAGGTATAATCTAACCCTGCCTTCTGATCAAGGCAGGGTTTTTTATTTAAGTCCAATTCTTTCTTTCCTTTGAAATAAATAATTTTAACCAAACAATTATTTGCTTTTTCAGGAGGACAAAATGCGTTCACTTCTAATCTCACTTTCCATATTTATTTCAATCATTTTTCTATTTAGTTGTGGACCGAGCAACACAGTAGAAGTTGAATCTTTTTCTCCAGCGGGTGAAGTTGAGAAAGTTTCTAACTTCGTAATAGAATTTTCTGAAGATCTTGCACCGGCTGAAGTTCAGGATAAATGGCTTGAGGAGGAGTTTGTTACGTTCACTCCAAAGATTCCCGGAAAATTTAAATGGGCATCACCAACCACACTTGTGTTTTCTCCCGATGCCCCGCTTGAACCGATGCAAAGTTATTCTGCAACGATCAACAAAAATGTTTTGTTCAAAACAACTTTCTCTCCTGATTTTGAGGAGTATACATTTTCACACACCTTATTTTGATGTAACAAAAGTTGATTTCTTCTGGACGAATATTCCTTACCAAAATTACAAGCTGAGTGTGCAGGCAAATATTTATTTCAACTATCCTGTTGATCCAAAATCGCTAAAAAATTTTCTGGAGATTAAACGAGCCGGTGCTGAAGTTAATAATTTTCAGATAGTTTCAGAGCAAAGTGCTGATGTAATCGCAATTAATTTCGGTGAAGTGCAGCAGACCGATAAAGAGCAATTATTCTCAGTAAAAGTAAAAGAAAATTTTGTTTCGGTTTTAGGTAAAGAAGGATTGAAAGAACCGAGAACATTTGAAGTTAAACTTCCTCCGATTACCCGTCTTGCAATTACAAATGTAACTGCAGGATTTGATGGAACGACCGGCTGGATTGAAGTTGCTGCAACCCAGGCAGTTGATGAAAAAAGATTAAAAGATTTTGTGACAACTGATCCGGAAAAGAAGCTGAATTTTTCTGTAAGCGGAAACACATTCAGAATTGAAACTGATCTTGGCAATGTTGAAACAGTCGAACTGAAAATTAAAAAAGGTCTTCCCGGTTTATACGGAGGAACACTTGAATATGATTACGAGCAGGAAGTTTCGATGGTGAATGTTGAGCCCTCGATCAACTTTGCAGATAAGAAAGGTAAATACCTGATGCTCGGTGGAGAGGAAAACATTAAAGTTAATGCTGTTAACATAGATGAAGTTCAGATTGAAGTATCGCAAGTTTTTAAAAACAACATCCTGCATTTCCTTAATCAGTACGGATATTATTATTACTACGATGAATATTATTACGGTTATAATCCTGAATATTATGTCGGAGATTTCGGTGAAATTCTTTATGAAGAAAAATTAAAACTGCCACAGGGACAGAATTGGCTGAAAAGTTTTACTGTCAATCTCAATAAAGCTCTGGGACAAAAGTATAAAGGAATCTTTACAGTATCAGTCCGCTCGGAAGATGAAAGATGGAGAAGCGATTCAAAGGTAGTAGCGATTTCCGATCTCGGTATAATCACCAAAATAGCTGAAAATGAAATTTACGTTTTCGTAAACTCAATCAGCAGTACTGAGCCCGTTGCCGGTGCTGAAGTAAGTATCATTTCAACTAATAACCAGACACTTCTTATGTCAAAGACCGATGGTGATGGTGTTGCAGTTTTCAAAGATGTTAAAAAACAAACGGAAGGTTTTTCACCGAGATTAGTAACTGTTGAAAAAGATGCTGACTTCAATTATATCGATTTGAGAGAAACAACAATTGAAACTTCCCGGTTTGATGTTGGAGGACTTACTCAGTATGCTTCTGATTTTAATGTGTTCATTTACGGACCGAGAAATATTTATCGTCCCGGTGAAGAAGTTAATCTTTCCGCAATCGTTAGGAATGACAAAATTCAAATAGTAAAAGATATTCCTCTCATTACAAAAATTGTTACTCCAACCGGAAAAGTTTTTGAAGAGTTTAAAAACGATCTGAACGCTCAGGGTTCATTCGAGCTTTCATTCACGCTGCCGGAATATGCACAAACAGGCAGTTACTCGGCAGATGTTTATACCGGAAGCAAACAGATTGTTGGTTCTTACAAATTCAGTGTCGAAGAATTTGTGCCGGATAAAATCCGGGTGAATGTTAAATCCGATAAAGACAAAACAAAACCCGGT
This window encodes:
- a CDS encoding Ig-like domain-containing protein, with amino-acid sequence MRSLLISLSIFISIIFLFSCGPSNTVEVESFSPAGEVEKVSNFVIEFSEDLAPAEVQDKWLEEEFVTFTPKIPGKFKWASPTTLVFSPDAPLEPMQSYSATINKNVLFKTTFSPDFEEYTFSHTLF